In a genomic window of Candidatus Cloacimonadota bacterium:
- a CDS encoding DPP IV N-terminal domain-containing protein, whose protein sequence is MVFFIFIISACTQVYDTEMSKPNLKLAEKITAATLDKHYFGGVIVPQWTRDDNTFWYVKNTSSGPELYFVDISQNSRTRMRTVFHKTDTWHYSFEYNGESYSYNSYSKQIEQSLSESAEPGIKSPDGKYVVYIQNHNLFLKKIGSNIQPRQLSLDDEKYYSFQETDFFFSDEDQYDDSKHYRPYLEWSHDSRYFVAGRIDARHLKDMWIINSLSKPRASLSTYKQRQPGEARRYAETWLYNMDNGSFACVASGKENGTENQFMTWSKDNRTIYMLEKNIDQMSAKIQAYDVKTGKFLKTIIEEESGGIVITKNLITVPGTTDLLWWSRRDGHGHYYLYDEHGNLKMQVTHGNFNVKEIMTFDAEKGLLYFMANGSQEDINPYYEFLYQLNIMNGQLTLLTPEDANHSVYFSPDNIYFVDTFSRPDMQHKTVVRDYSGNLIMELEQPSIKELQNLNWVMPEVYTVKATDRKTDLWGVMWKPFNLDPEKKYPIITFVYPGPQFNYVPTTFFTEPNNVHLAQYGFIVMMCGTRGSSYDRSLEFSEYYRGNVRDYPLADNKYAIEQLAEKYPYIDIDRVGIWGGSSGGYMAVSAMLTYPDFYKVGVSRAGQHNPETFHGWWSDYFQGVDEQGNTIPAQSNLELVNNLKGKLFLIHNEMDKTVHPSQTALLVDELMKAGKDFDYLVVPGGDHGWSKNWQYVQRRIWLYFVEHLLDWHDPDVNIF, encoded by the coding sequence ATGGTATTTTTTATATTCATAATCTCGGCATGTACACAAGTATATGATACTGAAATGTCTAAACCAAACTTGAAACTTGCTGAAAAAATTACTGCTGCAACGTTAGATAAGCATTATTTCGGTGGTGTGATCGTTCCGCAATGGACCAGAGACGATAATACCTTTTGGTATGTGAAGAATACCAGTTCTGGACCTGAACTATATTTTGTAGATATATCACAAAATTCAAGAACGCGAATGAGAACAGTATTTCATAAAACCGATACATGGCACTATTCTTTTGAATATAATGGTGAATCATATTCATACAATAGCTACTCAAAACAAATCGAACAATCACTATCTGAATCAGCTGAGCCAGGAATCAAATCGCCAGATGGAAAATATGTTGTTTATATTCAAAATCATAACCTATTCCTTAAGAAAATAGGTTCAAACATCCAGCCCAGACAGCTATCCTTAGATGATGAGAAATATTACAGTTTTCAAGAAACTGACTTCTTTTTCAGCGATGAGGATCAATATGATGATTCTAAGCATTATCGACCCTATCTTGAGTGGTCACACGATTCAAGGTACTTTGTTGCTGGTCGAATAGATGCACGGCATCTTAAAGATATGTGGATCATCAACTCACTTTCGAAGCCCCGGGCTTCTCTTTCAACCTACAAACAACGGCAACCCGGAGAAGCTCGAAGATATGCCGAGACCTGGCTATATAATATGGATAATGGTTCTTTTGCATGTGTTGCTTCTGGAAAAGAAAATGGCACCGAAAATCAATTCATGACATGGTCGAAAGATAATAGAACCATATACATGCTTGAGAAAAACATCGATCAGATGAGTGCTAAAATCCAGGCATATGATGTAAAAACTGGTAAATTCCTTAAAACCATTATAGAAGAAGAGTCGGGTGGAATTGTTATCACTAAAAACCTCATCACCGTTCCGGGTACCACTGATCTGCTTTGGTGGTCACGACGAGATGGACACGGTCATTATTACCTGTATGATGAACATGGGAACTTGAAGATGCAGGTCACACACGGTAATTTTAATGTAAAAGAGATCATGACTTTCGATGCAGAAAAAGGATTGCTTTACTTCATGGCAAATGGGTCGCAAGAGGACATCAATCCCTATTACGAATTTCTTTACCAATTAAACATCATGAATGGACAACTCACCCTTCTAACACCTGAAGATGCAAATCACTCAGTCTATTTTTCACCCGATAATATATATTTTGTAGATACATTTTCCCGTCCTGACATGCAGCATAAAACTGTCGTGAGAGATTATTCTGGAAATCTTATCATGGAACTCGAACAACCTTCGATAAAGGAACTTCAAAATCTCAACTGGGTCATGCCTGAGGTTTATACAGTTAAAGCTACTGACAGAAAAACAGATCTCTGGGGAGTGATGTGGAAACCCTTTAATTTAGATCCAGAAAAAAAATATCCGATCATAACTTTCGTGTATCCGGGTCCTCAGTTCAATTATGTGCCGACAACCTTCTTTACGGAACCGAATAATGTACATCTGGCACAATATGGTTTTATTGTCATGATGTGTGGTACAAGAGGGAGTTCGTATGATCGATCGTTAGAGTTCAGCGAATATTACCGCGGAAATGTCCGTGATTATCCTCTGGCAGACAACAAATATGCAATCGAACAATTGGCAGAGAAATATCCTTACATCGATATTGATCGTGTCGGTATCTGGGGAGGTTCAAGCGGTGGGTATATGGCAGTCTCTGCTATGCTGACCTATCCTGACTTCTACAAAGTCGGTGTTTCCCGAGCCGGACAGCACAATCCAGAAACCTTTCATGGCTGGTGGAGTGATTATTTTCAGGGAGTTGATGAACAAGGTAATACGATTCCAGCACAATCGAATTTAGAACTTGTAAACAATCTAAAAGGAAAGCTCTTTCTCATTCATAATGAGATGGATAAAACGGTTCATCCTTCTCAAACTGCACTGTTGGTAGATGAACTCATGAAAGCAGGAAAGGATTTCGATTATCTTGTTGTACCTGGTGGTGATCATGGATGGAGTAAGAACTGGCAATACGTTCAAAGAAGAATCTGGCTCTACTTTGTTGAACATTTATTGGACTGGCACGACCCAGACGTTAACATCTTTTAG
- a CDS encoding CPBP family intramembrane metalloprotease has translation MIRKYSIPLFIILTYALTLVGGQLFYNPNISDYFAKPLLLILRILFLPAVVAPLSIAILLSYLDNKKTGVRNLFKTFFHKGIPIQWYILAIIIPFIVHFLSSLLDSWRGTEFLPPFGNTSLRTLVSIVIIFLLAGVGEEMGWRGYLLPRLQKKFSSFTSSIIVGLVTGFWHLPLFLIRGALHSNHAFIPFLLLSISFSFIYTWLMDNTHAVLILAIFHTFHDIASISFSQRDHLSSFLIYMIIAVIIISIYGTKRFCFNQQRNKQG, from the coding sequence ATGATCAGAAAATACAGCATTCCATTATTTATCATTCTTACGTATGCGTTGACTCTTGTAGGTGGGCAGCTTTTTTATAACCCCAATATATCTGATTATTTCGCAAAACCACTTCTCCTGATCCTCAGAATTTTGTTTCTTCCTGCTGTTGTAGCACCTTTGAGTATTGCAATTCTTCTTTCCTATCTGGATAACAAAAAGACTGGAGTCAGAAATCTATTCAAAACATTTTTTCATAAAGGAATTCCTATACAGTGGTATATACTGGCAATCATTATTCCCTTTATCGTTCATTTTCTTTCAAGTCTCCTCGATTCATGGCGTGGCACTGAATTTCTTCCTCCGTTTGGTAATACAAGTCTGCGCACACTTGTCTCAATTGTGATCATCTTTTTGCTGGCAGGAGTAGGAGAAGAAATGGGTTGGAGAGGTTATCTTCTTCCGCGATTACAAAAAAAGTTCAGCTCTTTCACTTCAAGTATTATCGTTGGACTTGTTACTGGTTTCTGGCACCTTCCTCTGTTTCTCATACGAGGAGCGCTTCATTCAAACCATGCATTCATTCCCTTTCTTTTGCTGTCGATTTCATTCTCGTTTATTTATACATGGCTTATGGACAATACTCATGCAGTTTTAATTCTTGCAATATTTCATACATTCCATGATATTGCCAGTATCAGTTTCAGTCAGCGTGATCATCTCTCTTCATTTTTAATATATATGATAATTGCAGTGATAATTATTTCCATATACGGAACAAAGAGGTTTTGCTTCAATCAACAAAGAAATAAACAAGGATAA
- a CDS encoding EFR1 family ferrodoxin (N-terminal region resembles flavodoxins. C-terminal ferrodoxin region binds two 4Fe-4S clusters.), producing MNKMIALIQYFSGTGNSLHAAHLIGEELKQSGYEIIFHAIENGLYNRIQQFNLHLFFFPIYATSVPHIMCKYINRLQSGNGAKAAIISTNGRINTRFRDGYQGWALLQARLLLRLKKYDVFFSDTLDYPHNITAFFPPRSVENNQKIIDMIAPKIHSISVKLINHQRYHRRFFIPNIIWSLPLGYLYSLIGRRIIGKLYIADSHCINCGICINQCPAKAIKTEHGQIQWNWKCEGCMRCINICPQKAIQVSFLRLLALIPAAFFNPLFKVYRLIPGSFFQNIGSVGKIAFKVMIDVVLFFLFFAIIDSILCFLSRIPFFKSITDFSITKFYKRYYLKNK from the coding sequence ATGAATAAGATGATTGCTTTAATTCAGTATTTCAGTGGAACTGGAAACTCTTTACATGCTGCTCATCTTATTGGTGAAGAACTTAAGCAATCCGGTTATGAGATTATATTTCATGCCATAGAGAACGGATTATATAATAGAATCCAGCAATTTAATCTGCACCTTTTTTTCTTTCCGATCTATGCCACATCTGTTCCTCATATTATGTGCAAATACATCAACAGGTTACAATCTGGTAATGGGGCAAAAGCAGCTATCATTTCAACAAATGGCAGGATCAATACTCGTTTTCGCGATGGATATCAGGGTTGGGCACTCTTGCAGGCACGGTTGCTTCTAAGACTAAAAAAGTATGATGTTTTTTTCTCAGACACGCTTGATTATCCCCATAACATAACTGCTTTCTTCCCGCCAAGAAGTGTTGAAAATAATCAAAAGATTATTGATATGATTGCACCCAAAATCCACTCAATTTCAGTAAAGTTGATAAACCATCAAAGATACCATCGCAGATTCTTTATCCCAAATATCATATGGAGTCTTCCTTTAGGGTATCTTTATTCACTTATTGGAAGAAGGATCATCGGGAAATTGTATATTGCTGATTCTCATTGTATTAATTGTGGAATTTGTATCAATCAATGTCCTGCAAAAGCGATCAAAACTGAACATGGTCAGATTCAATGGAACTGGAAATGTGAAGGATGCATGCGGTGCATCAATATCTGCCCTCAGAAAGCCATTCAGGTATCTTTTCTACGACTACTTGCACTCATACCTGCTGCTTTCTTTAATCCCCTGTTCAAAGTATATCGTCTCATCCCCGGTTCTTTCTTTCAAAATATAGGCAGTGTCGGTAAGATTGCCTTCAAAGTGATGATTGACGTTGTCTTATTTTTCTTGTTCTTTGCTATAATTGATAGTATCCTGTGTTTCCTCTCCAGAATTCCTTTTTTCAAGTCAATTACAGATTTTAGTATAACGAAATTTTATAAACGATATTATCTAAAAAATAAATGA